In a genomic window of Streptomyces pristinaespiralis:
- a CDS encoding RNA-guided endonuclease InsQ/TnpB family protein, producing the protein MQQVKRAFKYRFYPTDEQAAELSRTFGCVRLVYNKALEGRTRAWYGEQRRVSYVQSSAALTEWKKTEELAFLSEVSSVPLQQALRHLQTAFANFFAKRSKYPRYKSRKKSRASAEYTRSAFTWRNGQLTLAKTAEPLDIRWSRPLPEGAEPTTVTVSRDRAGRWFVSLLCEDTITPAPATTAAVGIDAGITSLVTLSTGEKITNPKHERRDRARLAKAQRELSRKAKGSANRKKARRKVARVHARITDRRCDFLHKLSTRLVRENQTVVIEDLTVRNLLKNGKLARAISDAAWTELRSMLEYKCAWYGRELVVIDRWFPSSKLCGTCGTVRGKLPLNVREWTCDCGAVHDRDVNAARNILAAGLAASACGDGIRPQRESSRTGRSSVKQEPQRATAGIPRL; encoded by the coding sequence ATGCAGCAGGTCAAGCGGGCTTTCAAGTACCGCTTTTATCCCACGGACGAGCAGGCGGCTGAGCTGTCCCGCACGTTCGGCTGTGTCCGCCTCGTGTACAACAAGGCGCTTGAGGGGCGCACGCGAGCCTGGTACGGCGAGCAGCGCCGGGTCTCCTACGTGCAGTCGTCCGCCGCGCTGACGGAGTGGAAGAAGACCGAAGAACTCGCCTTCCTCTCGGAGGTGTCCTCCGTCCCGCTCCAGCAGGCGCTGCGGCACTTGCAGACGGCGTTCGCCAACTTCTTCGCCAAGCGGTCGAAGTACCCGCGGTACAAGTCGCGGAAAAAGTCCAGGGCGTCGGCCGAGTACACCCGCAGCGCCTTCACGTGGCGTAACGGACAGCTCACGCTGGCGAAGACCGCGGAGCCCCTGGACATCCGCTGGTCCCGTCCCCTTCCCGAAGGGGCGGAGCCGACGACGGTGACCGTGTCCCGCGACCGTGCGGGCCGCTGGTTCGTGTCCCTGCTGTGCGAGGACACCATCACCCCCGCGCCCGCCACCACGGCGGCCGTCGGCATCGACGCCGGGATCACCTCCCTGGTGACCCTGTCCACCGGGGAGAAGATCACCAACCCCAAGCACGAGCGCCGTGACCGCGCCCGCCTCGCGAAGGCTCAGCGGGAGCTGTCGCGCAAGGCGAAGGGGTCGGCGAACCGGAAGAAAGCCCGCCGCAAGGTCGCCCGCGTCCACGCCCGGATCACCGACCGGCGCTGCGACTTCCTCCACAAGCTGTCGACTCGACTCGTCCGTGAGAACCAAACGGTCGTGATCGAGGACCTCACCGTCCGCAACCTGCTGAAGAACGGCAAGCTCGCGCGCGCCATCTCCGACGCGGCCTGGACGGAACTGCGCTCCATGCTGGAGTACAAGTGCGCCTGGTATGGGCGCGAACTCGTCGTGATCGACCGCTGGTTCCCCAGCTCCAAGCTGTGCGGAACCTGCGGCACGGTCCGCGGGAAGCTGCCGCTGAACGTCCGGGAGTGGACGTGCGACTGCGGCGCTGTGCATGACCGCGACGTGAATGCGGCACGCAACATCCTGGCCGCCGGGCTGGCGGCGTCGGCCTGTGGAGACGGTATAAGACCTCAACGGGAGTCCTCCCGGACGGGGCGGTCGTCGGTGAAGCAGGAACCCCAGCGGGCGACCGCTGGAATCCCCCGCCTTTAG